In the genome of Xanthomonas translucens pv. cerealis, one region contains:
- the prfA gene encoding peptide chain release factor 1, with product MTPTLRRKLEALAERREELERLLSDPEVVNDNPRFRDYSREFAQLEPVAAALADEAAAKADLAAAEAMRGDPELHELAEEEIAAAHTRLLALDEQLALLLVPRDPRDDGNLFLEVRAGTGGDEAAIFAGDLFRMYARYAERQGWKVEVESDSPGEHGGYKEIVARIVGRGAYSKLKFESGTHRVQRVPATESQGRIHTSAATVAIIPEADDVEEIAINPADLKVDTFRSSGAGGQHVNKTESAIRITHVPSGVVVECQTERSQHANRDKAMKRLKAQLLDAERNRQAAAEAQDRKLQVGSGDRSQRIRTYSFPQGRITDHRVEGLTLYDLPNVIEGDLDALIQRLSHEHQVDELARLSDSP from the coding sequence ATGACACCGACCCTGCGCCGTAAGCTGGAGGCGCTGGCCGAGCGTCGCGAAGAACTCGAACGCCTGCTGTCCGATCCCGAGGTGGTGAACGACAACCCGCGCTTCCGCGATTACTCGCGCGAATTCGCGCAGCTGGAGCCGGTCGCCGCCGCGCTGGCCGACGAGGCCGCGGCCAAGGCCGACCTGGCCGCGGCCGAGGCGATGCGCGGCGATCCGGAACTGCACGAACTGGCCGAGGAGGAAATCGCCGCCGCCCACACGCGCCTGCTTGCGCTGGACGAACAGCTGGCGCTGCTGCTGGTGCCGCGCGATCCGCGCGACGACGGCAACCTGTTCCTGGAAGTGCGCGCCGGCACCGGCGGCGACGAGGCGGCGATCTTCGCTGGCGACCTGTTCCGCATGTACGCGCGCTACGCCGAACGCCAGGGCTGGAAGGTGGAAGTGGAGTCGGACAGCCCCGGCGAGCACGGCGGCTACAAGGAGATCGTGGCGCGCATCGTCGGCCGCGGCGCCTATTCCAAGCTCAAGTTCGAATCCGGCACGCACCGCGTGCAGCGGGTGCCGGCGACCGAATCGCAGGGCCGTATCCACACCTCGGCGGCGACGGTGGCGATCATCCCCGAGGCCGACGACGTGGAAGAGATCGCGATCAATCCGGCCGACCTGAAGGTGGACACGTTCCGCTCCTCCGGCGCCGGCGGCCAGCACGTCAACAAGACCGAATCGGCGATCCGCATCACCCACGTGCCGAGCGGGGTGGTGGTCGAATGCCAGACCGAGCGCAGCCAGCACGCCAACCGCGACAAGGCCATGAAGCGGCTGAAGGCGCAGCTGCTCGACGCCGAGCGCAACAGGCAGGCCGCCGCCGAAGCGCAGGACCGCAAGCTGCAGGTCGGCAGCGGCGACCGCAGCCAGCGCATCCGCACCTACAGCTTCCCGCAGGGCCGCATCACCGACCACCGGGTCGAAGGCCTGACCCTGTACGACCTGCCGAACGTGATCGAAGGCGATCTCGACGCGCTGATCCAGCGCCTGAGCCACGAGCACCAGGTGGACGAACTGGCGCGGCTGAGCGACAGCCCGTGA